Sequence from the Bacteroidales bacterium genome:
TTATATATATTTCTTCATAACCTTTATAATATTGGCCGTTCGTATCTTCATACCATTTTTTATGCTGTTGGTTTGCCTGACGGGTAGATCCCAGGAAATAAGTCATCAATATTCTTTTCATTCACAGATTATTGCAGACAGCACCGGTGTAGGTGTTCCCAACTGTCATATCATCAACAAGACACAACGTATTGGAACCGTGGGCGACCAGAACGGTTTTTTCAGGATCACTGCAGAAATAGGCGACAGTCTCACTTTCAGTTCCATTGGTTTTGAAAAACTAAGTATGGCTGTAGCTGATTCTATGTACACCAACGACCGGGTTATCCGGCTAAAACATACCACTTACACATTGAGTGAAGCCGAAGTGATAAAGGTAAATTTTGACATACCTGTACCATCCAGATATGAGATTTCCCGGTCACCACTGCCGAATCAAGGAGGGTTCAACCTCCTTCCGACAGAAATTAGTCCGATCTCATTTTTCTACAAGCGTTTCAGCAAGGAAGAAAAACGGAAAAGGCATTATCGAAAAATTACGGAAGGCTCGGACGATCAGTCCATTATTATGGAAAAATACAACGGAACCATCGTATCCAGGCTTACAGGACTGGAAGATGAAGAGTTGATAGAATTTATGTCATATTGTGCTTTTTCAAAAGAATTCCTGCGCAATATGTCATCTGAAACCATCCGCCGTAACATCCTTAAAAAATTCGAGGAGTACAAGAACCGGTAATGACACATGGGCCTCCGGAACGACCTTAAATTCCAAATTCCTTGTTGATTAAAAAAGTTCATCTAAAAGCTATTTTTAGAGCGGAACCGAGCTTGTTTTACAAAAACTTGCGTTCGGCTTAACTTGTAATTAACCTGTTACCTAAGGATAAAGATTAATTATGCACCAAATAAGCATAATATCACTTTCCATGCGCAATGTGGCCGGGCAATTTTGCCCGTAAATAATTGCTGCAGGCACCTTACCGACGCTAAGCTGTCTGAGCAAAGCCGTTAGGCGAACGGCGAAGCCCTCACGACCGGAGGGAGTAACCGAGTTCTTAGCGTCAAGCCGTTTTTGATTCTTTTTGCGGCATCAACTTAGGCAAAGCCGTTCTCATGACCGAAGGGAATAAAAAGAATGAAGAATCAATCACTTACGGTATTTCGATGAACATTGCTTACGTCGAATTCATATGTAATTGACTTCGTCGAGCTAAAGGCTAAGCCGTTATTTTGGACTTTTGAACAGCCCCTTTTACTCCTTTTCTTTCCAGTTTTTTTCTATCTCTTCCAGCGATTTACCGGTAGTTTCAGGAACCAGTTTCCATACGATCAGTATGTACGGGATACACATGATGCCGAACAACCAGAATACCCCTGCAGGGGACAGGTTTTTCATCAGCCAGGGTGTCAACTGACCGATCAGGAAAGTCCCGATCCACAAGGAGAATCCGGCGATAGACATGGCCGCCCCGCGTACCCGTGCCGGATACATTTCCGACAACAACACCCAGATTACCATACAGATAGATATAGCACAACTGAAAATATAAATAATGATCAGGATCAGTAAGGAAACGGGAGGTAACATCATACCCTGCTTATTGAGTGTAAAATACATACCGATCAGGAATAACGATATGATCATTCCCGAAACACCCCAATAAACCAGCTTTTTACGCCCTATGCGGTCGATCAGCCACATACCGATCAGGGTAGCGCCGACATTCACAGCGCCCACCACTACCTGGTACAGGAGGGAATCTCCTTCCGATAATCCGGTCTGTTCAAAAATGGAAGGTCCGTAATACAATACGGCATTAACACCCATGAATTGGCCGAGTATGGCCAGACATACGCCAATGATCAGTGCCAGACGGAACCTGGGTTGGAACAATAATTTCCAGTCTGATTTTATCTCACTTGAAATCACCCTCTTCAATTCCCGTACCTGCCCGGATGCATTTTCTTCACCATAAGTACGCGACATGATCTGCAAAGCATCAGATTCTTTACCTTTTATCACCAGCCACCTGGGACTTTCCGGAATAAAGAACAGAACGATAAAGAACAGTAGTGCAGGAACCGTCTCCATACCCAACATGGCTCTCCAGTATTCATCAATGAATATTTTATCCCAGAGCGTTCCGTCTATTATGGAGACACTCAATGCATGGTCGAGTATGGCATAGTTGACAAGGTATGCCCCTAAAAAGCCAACTGTTATGGCCAACTGGTATAACGAAACCAATGTTCCGCGATATTTGGCCACAGCAATTTCAGAAATATACAGGGGCGAGATAATCGATGCCACACCGATACCTATACCTCCTATGATACGGTATACCACCAACTGCAAATAACTGGCAGAGAACATGCACCCGATAGCGGACAATGAAAATAAAATAGCCGAAAGGAACAGTACAGGCCTGCGTCCCAACCGGTCGCTCATTCGTCCGGCCATAGCAACACCAAAGATCGAACCGATCAATGCACAGCCAACATACCACCCGGTTTTTACTTCGTCTAATCCGAACTGGATGGATACACTTTTGATCGTTCCGGATATCACTGCCGTATCATATCCGAACAAAAATCCTCCTAATGCGGCCACTGCCGAAAGAAAGATCACGTAAGCTATATTTTCTTTGTTTTTCATGTGTATATATTTAAAGTTCAAAATTCAAGGTTCAAGATTTTCGTTTTTATTCAATTTTGAATCTTGAATTTTAAATCTTGAATCTATTTAGTTTGCTCATCCAGGTATTGAATACATTTCCGGATATCCGGTACCGAATTATCCCAGTTATACTCGTATTCAATAGACATTAGTCCTTTGAATTTATTGTTTTTCAGCACTTCCAACATATCTGCCACATTGCAGATACCAGTTCCCCAGATAACATCATGCTGTTCCGCTTCTCCTTCTTCCGGGGCCTTGATATCTTTGAAATGAAGAGACTTCAGGCGGTTACCGACCTGTTGCAGGGCTTTAACGGGATCAATTCCTTCGCGCTTCCAATGTCCGACATCAGCACATACACCCATTCTTTTGCTTCTTCCTTCCAGAGCTTTCATCAACAGATCAGGACTCCAGTAATGGGAGGGTTGCGGATGATTATGGATCGCCACATCGATCTTATGTTGTTCAGCCAGTTTTTCCACAATATCCATATGTTCTGGATTGGGCTCGCAGGTGATGATTTCGATCCCCATCGACCCGGCAAATTCAAACAGCTGGGTCCATTCCGCTTCATCATTACAGATCACTACCCCGCTGGCAATAATTTTCACGTTCTTCGATTTGGACAGCTCAAGGACCTTCTTCTGCACTTCTTTATCCATCTTATAGTCCATGGTCTGGTCTCCGAATCCCTGACCCAGCCTTTGCCCGTAATAGACTTCGACATAATTCAATCCAAGGGATTGCAGTTTATCCAGGGTCTCCACAAAGCTAAACCGGTGGAAAGTATATGATTGCGCACCCAGCTTCCAGTCATAACCGGATTTTGAAGTACAGGATGAACCAATTACAGCCCATGCTACCAGTAAAACAAATAAATTCAGTGTTTTCATATGTAAAAAAATTGAGAATTGAGAATTGAAAGTTGAGAATTATTTTTTCATTTACTATGGTGTAAATTATTAACTTACATTTCGATTCATACACTTTGACGGGTTTCGCTCATGAGAGTTTTATATTATTTAAATTTAAGGTTCCGGTACATTATATAATTGATGATCAAATATTGATAATTAATTTGGTATTTCATTCTCCATTTTCAATTATTCACTATGTTCATGAGACCGCTGTCGCTAAGTTTTCCATTCTCTATTACTTATTTATCCGGCCACCGGGTCTCTATCCCCTGCGACCGTATTAAATTCTGGAAATCTTCCAGTAGATCTTTCCGTTCACGGATATTCCGCGGAACGGTCTTTTTTTGCAGGGCATAATGTACCAGCATCCCTACGGCCTCACCAATACCCCACTCTACCGGGTGTAAACGGTAACAACCGTTGGTAATATGTGTGGTACCGATGTTTTTATTGGCCGGCAATAAATTATCGATGGTATGCGGTAACAAAGCGCCAAGTGGTATCTGAAAAGGCAATGACGGGAAATCGATATAATTGTTTCCCCGGCTACTGGGATGCAGGTCGATATGGTAATAACCTACGCCCACGCTGTCATAAAAATCAGCCGCTTTGTCCTTTCCGGAAACAAGCGCCCTATTTTCTTTGCCTACATGTTCTTCCAATACGGTAAACAGGGTTTCCGCACGCCTTGATTCGCGGACATACGGATATTTGGCCAATCCGTCTTCCGTCCCCATGATATCGGGACGTAAACGTAATCCCGGCCAGCCCTGTCCTCCATCGGGACGGGGCACCTCTGTCTGCAGCCAGTAAAACAACGAGAGGCTTAACTGTTTTGCCCGGTCGACATGCCGGTTGAACTCTTTTTCGGACCCGTCAAGATTCCCGAGCACATAATCATTCTGCGGCCAGTTGACAATAGTGATATCTCCCGGGTAAGCGCCTTGCCTGAAATTTTTCCTGTCAATGATCCTGCGGTAATTCCA
This genomic interval carries:
- a CDS encoding sugar porter family MFS transporter yields the protein MKNKENIAYVIFLSAVAALGGFLFGYDTAVISGTIKSVSIQFGLDEVKTGWYVGCALIGSIFGVAMAGRMSDRLGRRPVLFLSAILFSLSAIGCMFSASYLQLVVYRIIGGIGIGVASIISPLYISEIAVAKYRGTLVSLYQLAITVGFLGAYLVNYAILDHALSVSIIDGTLWDKIFIDEYWRAMLGMETVPALLFFIVLFFIPESPRWLVIKGKESDALQIMSRTYGEENASGQVRELKRVISSEIKSDWKLLFQPRFRLALIIGVCLAILGQFMGVNAVLYYGPSIFEQTGLSEGDSLLYQVVVGAVNVGATLIGMWLIDRIGRKKLVYWGVSGMIISLFLIGMYFTLNKQGMMLPPVSLLILIIIYIFSCAISICMVIWVLLSEMYPARVRGAAMSIAGFSLWIGTFLIGQLTPWLMKNLSPAGVFWLFGIMCIPYILIVWKLVPETTGKSLEEIEKNWKEKE
- a CDS encoding FAD-dependent oxidoreductase, which produces DQQAFTMCFAMDYEKGADHTIDQPKEYDFWRNFIPAMQPPWPGKLLSLSYSQPSTLQPVTLGFHPEGIPTGNVLNLWNYRRIIDRKNFRQGAYPGDITIVNWPQNDYVLGNLDGSEKEFNRHVDRAKQLSLSLFYWLQTEVPRPDGGQGWPGLRLRPDIMGTEDGLAKYPYVRESRRAETLFTVLEEHVGKENRALVSGKDKAADFYDSVGVGYYHIDLHPSSRGNNYIDFPSLPFQIPLGALLPHTIDNLLPANKNIGTTHITNGCYRLHPVEWGIGEAVGMLVHYALQKKTVPRNIRERKDLLEDFQNLIRSQGIETRWPDK
- a CDS encoding sugar phosphate isomerase/epimerase, whose product is MKTLNLFVLLVAWAVIGSSCTSKSGYDWKLGAQSYTFHRFSFVETLDKLQSLGLNYVEVYYGQRLGQGFGDQTMDYKMDKEVQKKVLELSKSKNVKIIASGVVICNDEAEWTQLFEFAGSMGIEIITCEPNPEHMDIVEKLAEQHKIDVAIHNHPQPSHYWSPDLLMKALEGRSKRMGVCADVGHWKREGIDPVKALQQVGNRLKSLHFKDIKAPEEGEAEQHDVIWGTGICNVADMLEVLKNNKFKGLMSIEYEYNWDNSVPDIRKCIQYLDEQTK